One part of the Dyadobacter sp. 676 genome encodes these proteins:
- a CDS encoding RNA polymerase sigma-70 factor → MDEIGDLSDQQLLKAFQEGSLTAFEEIHQRYFGRLYTHAFKMLGEAEDAQDVVQEVFITLWTKGRAIQLHSGLAGYLFTAVRNRVLNLIEHSKTYRGHLDSLATFLSDNHVPAGEVADEELLFTLFEAEIDKLPRKMKEVFELRRQGELSYAEIAEKLSLSDHTVKKQISNAIKILKDRLMQWKSQLVVIFF, encoded by the coding sequence GTGGATGAAATAGGTGATTTATCGGATCAGCAACTGCTGAAAGCATTCCAGGAAGGCTCCCTGACGGCGTTTGAGGAAATCCACCAGCGCTATTTCGGAAGGCTGTATACGCATGCGTTCAAAATGCTTGGTGAGGCAGAGGATGCGCAGGATGTGGTGCAGGAGGTTTTTATTACACTCTGGACAAAGGGAAGGGCTATCCAGCTGCATAGCGGTTTGGCGGGTTACCTGTTCACGGCCGTGCGCAACCGCGTGCTGAACCTGATCGAACACAGCAAAACATACAGGGGCCACCTCGACAGCCTGGCAACATTTCTAAGCGACAACCACGTACCGGCAGGTGAGGTGGCGGACGAAGAGTTGCTGTTCACCCTTTTCGAAGCGGAAATCGACAAGTTACCCCGGAAGATGAAGGAGGTGTTCGAATTGCGGCGTCAGGGGGAATTATCCTATGCCGAAATCGCGGAGAAGCTTTCCTTGTCGGATCATACCGTAAAAAAACAAATCAGTAATGCTATTAAGATATTGAAAGACAGGTTAATGCAATGGAAATCGCAGCTGGTCGTAATATTTTTTTGA
- a CDS encoding SusC/RagA family TonB-linked outer membrane protein, translating to MGGKYLIDFSIRADGSSSFGADRKWGYFPSVGGAWRVKQEDFLKNSSTVSDLKIRASYGVTGNQNGLGSFAALGLWNSGSSYQGNPGIAPQQLANPDLQWERTNQLNAGADIAFFGDRLGIELNVYRKYTSNGLLSLSLPATTGFASYRSNTAEISNKGFELAIRSVNFQNSAFSWITTFNVARNVNKIEKLENPLEYGSRSLILLQQGHPLYSFWVYKQLYVDPQTGNTVYEDVSKDGKITVADRQIDGSIWPKFFGGLTNTVTYKGFDVNAFLAFSYGNKVYNHNKFFGEGGGARDAARVIFASNNARWQKPGDITDVPRPDGVNVNNYRDGGSRWLEDGSFVRLRNLTIGYTIPVRHISSLRIYATGSNLFTITKYTGLDPESSASSAQNEQGIDLGTPPQPRSFQLGVNLTF from the coding sequence ATGGGGGGCAAATACCTGATCGATTTCAGCATCCGGGCTGATGGCTCGTCGAGCTTCGGGGCTGATCGCAAATGGGGCTATTTCCCGTCGGTAGGGGGTGCATGGCGGGTGAAGCAGGAAGATTTCCTCAAAAATTCTTCCACGGTCAGCGACCTAAAAATCCGCGCGAGCTATGGCGTAACGGGCAATCAGAACGGCCTTGGCAGTTTCGCGGCGTTGGGCCTTTGGAATAGCGGCTCATCGTACCAGGGTAATCCCGGTATCGCACCTCAGCAACTGGCCAACCCGGATTTGCAATGGGAGCGCACCAACCAGCTGAACGCCGGTGCGGATATCGCATTCTTCGGAGACCGCCTGGGTATCGAGTTGAATGTGTACCGCAAGTACACCAGCAATGGCCTGCTTTCGCTTTCGCTGCCCGCCACTACCGGTTTTGCCAGCTACCGCAGCAACACGGCCGAAATCAGCAACAAAGGTTTCGAGCTTGCGATCCGCTCGGTGAATTTCCAGAACAGCGCGTTTTCATGGATTACTACTTTTAATGTGGCGCGTAATGTCAATAAAATTGAAAAACTGGAAAACCCGCTGGAATATGGCAGCCGCAGCCTGATCCTGCTGCAACAGGGCCATCCGCTCTATTCGTTCTGGGTTTACAAACAGCTTTATGTAGATCCGCAAACGGGTAACACGGTTTATGAAGACGTAAGCAAGGACGGCAAGATCACCGTGGCCGACCGGCAGATCGACGGCAGCATCTGGCCCAAGTTCTTCGGCGGGCTCACCAACACGGTCACCTACAAAGGTTTCGACGTGAATGCATTTCTCGCATTCAGCTACGGGAACAAGGTGTATAACCACAACAAGTTCTTCGGCGAGGGCGGCGGTGCCCGCGATGCGGCGCGTGTGATCTTCGCGAGCAACAATGCACGCTGGCAGAAACCGGGCGACATTACCGACGTGCCGCGTCCCGATGGCGTGAATGTGAACAATTACCGCGACGGCGGAAGCCGTTGGCTCGAAGACGGTTCGTTCGTACGCCTACGCAACCTGACCATCGGTTATACCATTCCGGTAAGGCACATTAGCTCGCTCCGCATCTACGCCACGGGCAGCAATTTATTCACTATTACCAAATACACCGGCCTCGATCCTGAATCAAGCGCATCGAGCGCGCAGAATGAGCAGGGGATTGACCTGGGTACACCGCCGCAGCCCCGCAGTTTCCAGCTCGGCGTTAACCTGACATTTTAA
- a CDS encoding TonB-dependent receptor: MMIFLLAALFQPALAESEKTIKDVRISIRAEKQSLKTILKQIEEKSGFVFIYQNRLVNPYTNLTFEAHNEAVEQVLNRLLRQRSLDYAQQKEKVIIREAPKQAGQATGWGDATDQAINGVVKDEKGDGLPGVTIRVKGSNKGTLTDANGAFTISAGGDDVLVFSYIGYVTFEQPVSGSTSLDIALKPDEGQLSEVVVTGYTQTKRSAQTGAVTTIDSKDFSQVSYNSVIEKLQGTVPGLQISSNSGVPGTSVLVRLRGATSIKAGNDPLYVVDGVFINNENLQGLSRGMGGQTPNPLSDLNPDDIESVSVLKDANATALYGARGANGVILITTKRGARNSRTKVSINMEQGFAKATNLWQLVTGPEHAELVNLVHINDGKSYATRPFRPVSEAIAGFPAFGSPEEQGTYDRVSDIFRTASLSKYTLSVSGGDSRTNFYLGGEYQNQQSTLKTQDFKRYSFRFNIDHSILPNLKIGTSNTLSSVPRRLVRVGDGPAGLFQAALHTPTFYPFYNEDGTYAKPTVFDSHLAILENSDTHSVSLRSINNVYALWNILPNLSLKSSWSNDYNNYHEKAYYNTNLVYGQPAGEANDVTTIKQSLIAEQLLSYNLSSAKSEFSVFAGNTIQKTTTERATLTGTGFPSNQFKRIASAAVQTASSTGSSYGLLSFFTGFNYSYDNRYSIDGNIRADASSRFGADHRWGYFPSVGLGWNISKEAFFPDNNALTDLRFKASLGLTGNQDIDDFASRGLWAGGANYGDQPGIAPSQLANPDLKWETTRQYNLGLSGALLKQRLNFEFNYYDKFTYDLLLDQPVAPNTGFSSVVRNVGEISNRGVELLLNSVNVRTKELEWKTVLTVSRNVNRVQKLLTPITASYDMFRVVEGQPLYSVYAYKEIGLNFENGNAIYEDVNKDGKITVDDQRIVGNVWPKFEGAFRNTLSFKGLDLNLNFYYKYGNSVYNYTAYFLETAGTRGVTRSIQKSSLSYWKKPGDTGVLPRPTNLTNPDGSLNYFRTGNSRYLEDASYLRLRDVTISYHLPKSIVSALRATGARLYLTASNLWTLTSYSGPDPEVNVAADSRNGLVQGLDFGTPPQPKSVVLGVNLSF, translated from the coding sequence ATGATGATATTCCTCCTTGCCGCGCTTTTCCAGCCGGCTTTGGCCGAAAGCGAAAAAACGATTAAAGATGTGAGAATTTCGATCCGGGCTGAAAAGCAGTCTTTGAAGACGATTTTAAAACAAATCGAAGAGAAAAGCGGCTTCGTTTTTATTTATCAGAATAGACTAGTAAATCCATATACTAACCTCACTTTTGAAGCCCATAACGAAGCAGTTGAACAGGTATTGAACCGGCTGCTCCGCCAGCGCAGTCTGGACTATGCGCAGCAGAAAGAAAAAGTGATTATCCGGGAAGCACCGAAACAGGCCGGCCAAGCCACCGGTTGGGGTGATGCTACCGACCAGGCCATTAATGGCGTAGTGAAGGACGAGAAAGGCGATGGGCTGCCGGGCGTGACGATCCGTGTCAAGGGCAGCAACAAAGGCACGCTTACCGACGCCAATGGCGCGTTTACGATCTCGGCTGGTGGTGACGATGTACTCGTTTTCTCCTACATCGGCTATGTGACTTTCGAACAGCCGGTCAGCGGCTCCACGAGCCTGGACATTGCCCTGAAACCCGACGAAGGACAGCTCAGTGAGGTGGTGGTGACCGGTTACACCCAAACCAAGCGCAGCGCCCAGACCGGCGCTGTGACCACCATCGATTCCAAGGACTTTTCACAGGTTTCCTACAACAGCGTGATTGAAAAATTGCAGGGTACCGTGCCCGGTTTGCAGATTTCGAGCAATTCGGGCGTGCCAGGGACTTCGGTGCTCGTGCGATTGCGCGGCGCCACGTCCATCAAGGCAGGCAACGATCCCTTGTATGTGGTGGATGGGGTTTTTATCAATAATGAAAATTTGCAGGGCCTTTCGCGAGGCATGGGCGGGCAAACACCCAACCCGCTGTCGGACCTGAATCCGGACGATATCGAGTCGGTGTCCGTGCTCAAAGACGCGAATGCGACGGCCTTGTACGGAGCCCGCGGGGCGAATGGCGTGATCCTGATTACCACCAAGCGGGGCGCGCGCAACTCGCGTACGAAGGTGAGTATCAATATGGAGCAGGGTTTTGCCAAAGCGACCAACCTTTGGCAGCTGGTAACCGGTCCGGAGCACGCCGAGCTTGTCAACCTGGTGCATATCAACGACGGGAAAAGCTATGCGACGCGCCCTTTCCGGCCGGTTTCGGAGGCGATTGCCGGTTTTCCGGCGTTCGGTAGCCCGGAGGAGCAGGGTACTTACGACCGTGTGAGCGACATTTTCCGCACGGCTTCATTGAGCAAATACACCCTATCCGTTTCCGGCGGTGATTCCCGGACTAATTTTTACCTCGGCGGCGAATACCAGAACCAGCAATCGACGCTCAAAACGCAGGACTTTAAGCGGTATTCCTTCCGCTTCAATATCGACCATTCGATTTTGCCGAACCTGAAAATAGGGACCAGCAATACGCTTTCCAGCGTGCCGCGCCGGCTCGTGCGGGTAGGGGACGGTCCGGCAGGCTTGTTCCAGGCCGCATTGCACACGCCTACTTTTTACCCGTTTTATAATGAAGATGGCACCTATGCGAAACCGACTGTTTTCGACAGCCACCTGGCCATTCTCGAAAACTCCGACACGCATTCGGTGAGCTTGCGGAGCATTAACAATGTGTACGCGCTTTGGAATATCCTGCCGAATTTGTCTTTAAAATCCTCTTGGAGCAACGATTACAACAATTACCACGAAAAGGCCTACTACAACACCAACCTGGTGTACGGCCAACCCGCTGGCGAAGCGAATGATGTGACGACGATCAAGCAATCGCTTATTGCCGAGCAGCTTTTGAGCTATAATCTCTCGTCTGCCAAAAGCGAATTTTCGGTTTTTGCTGGGAATACCATTCAAAAAACGACCACCGAGCGAGCCACGCTGACCGGTACCGGCTTTCCGAGCAACCAATTCAAGCGGATCGCCTCGGCCGCAGTGCAAACGGCCTCATCCACCGGCTCTTCCTATGGGCTACTTTCGTTTTTTACGGGTTTTAATTATAGTTACGACAATCGGTACAGCATAGACGGTAACATCCGTGCGGATGCGTCGTCGCGATTCGGGGCCGATCACCGCTGGGGTTATTTCCCGTCGGTAGGTCTGGGCTGGAACATCTCCAAAGAAGCATTTTTTCCCGATAATAATGCCCTTACCGACCTGCGCTTCAAGGCCAGCCTGGGTCTAACCGGCAACCAGGATATCGACGATTTCGCTTCCCGCGGCCTTTGGGCGGGGGGCGCCAACTACGGCGACCAACCGGGCATCGCGCCAAGCCAGCTGGCCAACCCCGATTTGAAATGGGAGACAACGCGGCAGTACAACTTGGGGCTCTCGGGTGCATTACTGAAACAGCGGCTGAATTTTGAGTTCAACTATTACGATAAGTTCACTTACGACCTGCTGCTCGACCAGCCCGTGGCCCCGAATACCGGTTTTTCGTCCGTTGTCCGCAATGTAGGCGAGATCAGCAACCGGGGCGTGGAGCTCCTGCTTAATTCGGTGAATGTGCGGACCAAAGAACTGGAATGGAAGACCGTGCTCACCGTGTCGCGCAATGTGAACCGGGTGCAAAAGCTATTGACGCCTATCACGGCAAGCTACGACATGTTCCGGGTAGTGGAAGGTCAGCCGCTCTATTCGGTTTATGCCTACAAAGAGATCGGACTCAATTTCGAGAATGGCAATGCGATTTATGAGGACGTAAACAAGGACGGCAAGATCACCGTCGACGACCAGCGCATTGTCGGTAACGTCTGGCCAAAGTTCGAAGGGGCATTTCGTAATACGTTGTCCTTCAAAGGTCTGGATTTGAACCTGAATTTTTATTACAAATACGGCAACTCGGTTTACAACTATACCGCCTATTTCCTCGAAACGGCCGGTACCCGGGGCGTAACGCGCTCCATCCAGAAAAGCTCGCTCAGCTACTGGAAGAAACCTGGCGATACCGGCGTGCTGCCCCGGCCCACCAACCTTACCAATCCCGACGGCAGCCTGAATTATTTCCGTACCGGCAACAGCCGCTACCTGGAAGATGCTTCTTACCTGCGCCTGCGCGATGTGACGATCAGTTATCACCTGCCGAAAAGCATCGTTTCCGCCCTTCGCGCGACAGGCGCGAGGTTGTACCTGACGGCCTCCAACCTGTGGACGCTCACCAGCTACTCGGGTCCCGATCCCGAGGTGAATGTGGCAGCCGACAGCCGCAACGGGCTTGTGCAGGGCCTGGATTTCGGCACGCCACCGCAGCCGAAATCGGTGGTCTTGGGGGTTAATCTGAGTTTTTAA
- a CDS encoding FecR domain-containing protein produces MDQQQARDLLAKYRAGRCTEAEKVLIAQWYAQLARERSGFPGNPDPETARDESWTRILMAVQHLHTFEDGTKARIRPLRAFYVAAAVAAVLCIGFFWLRGGLSPKGNVIPGKLLIVSALPGEVKTYRLPDSSLVTLNGGSSISYPEIFGKVRNIRLTDGEAYFDVKHDASRPFIVEAGRTRTQVLGTVFSVRAYGDLNDVRVTVASGKVGVRNGAAYPETRTYFLLADEQLVVDKQSGRVQKEHVNARSLAGWIRGALDFNNEDLKTIALLLERKFNVNVEVDGTALADQRLTARFRAEETLDDILGTLAMAGNFSYRHTMGRVLISMNKH; encoded by the coding sequence ATGGACCAGCAGCAGGCGAGGGATTTGTTGGCGAAATACCGGGCCGGGCGATGTACCGAGGCCGAAAAAGTGCTGATCGCGCAATGGTATGCGCAGCTGGCGCGGGAAAGGTCGGGGTTTCCCGGAAATCCCGATCCGGAAACGGCCCGGGATGAATCTTGGACGCGTATCCTGATGGCGGTTCAACACTTGCATACATTTGAAGACGGCACGAAGGCGCGAATACGTCCACTGCGTGCATTTTACGTTGCGGCAGCCGTGGCCGCAGTGCTTTGCATTGGCTTTTTCTGGTTGAGGGGCGGTTTATCGCCGAAAGGCAACGTCATCCCCGGAAAGCTGCTTATCGTCAGTGCATTGCCCGGTGAAGTGAAAACTTACCGGCTGCCAGATAGTTCGCTGGTGACGCTCAACGGAGGCAGCAGCATCAGCTATCCGGAGATATTCGGCAAGGTACGGAATATCAGACTGACCGACGGCGAGGCCTATTTCGATGTGAAACACGACGCCTCGCGTCCATTCATCGTTGAGGCTGGCCGGACGCGTACCCAGGTGCTCGGCACGGTGTTCTCGGTACGGGCCTACGGAGACCTGAACGACGTGCGGGTAACGGTGGCAAGCGGAAAAGTAGGTGTGCGTAATGGAGCGGCTTACCCCGAAACACGGACGTATTTCCTGCTGGCGGACGAGCAACTGGTGGTCGATAAGCAGAGCGGGCGGGTGCAAAAGGAACACGTGAATGCGCGGTCGCTGGCCGGGTGGATCCGCGGCGCGTTGGATTTCAACAATGAAGACCTGAAAACGATCGCATTGCTGCTGGAAAGGAAATTCAATGTGAACGTAGAAGTCGACGGTACGGCGCTGGCCGACCAGCGGCTCACGGCCCGCTTCCGGGCGGAAGAGACGTTGGACGATATTCTCGGAACGCTGGCCATGGCTGGTAATTTCAGTTATCGCCATACGATGGGCCGGGTCCTGATTTCAATGAACAAGCATTAA
- a CDS encoding RagB/SusD family nutrient uptake outer membrane protein, translating into MKKLNIALTLAVLWLSSCSDLLNTEPEQNISDEAVIVDKKSANTALVGVYDALQGYATSNIIGLDLASDNVVNYNNQNNLVPDLTPNNAGGGFSAIYKMINQANFVIALVPGAQDGFFTQEERNQVLGEAYFLRALGYLDLVKTYGGVQLVLTPATGPDTHKGTKRSTAAETYAQIGADLDQAEQLLKETVNRTRATRLSAYALKARYYTYLQNWEQAENYASKVIANAGFKLVKPYSAFFTGKTTEESILELVYSTSDRNSFYTNWLSPADGGRHDYIPAREFVSLLLDPAKGGARKSLLKQTAEGSWDLIQYGKPDGSSSVFVLRIAEQYLIRAEARANKATPDFTGALTDLNAIRTRSDLPASTLTPTSGKEAFNLGILEERRLELPFEGHRFVDVVRTGRSASIFGAINANRKNQQFNILPIPLTAIQTDADLVQNPGY; encoded by the coding sequence ATGAAAAAACTGAATATCGCATTGACACTGGCCGTACTATGGCTTTCGTCGTGCTCCGACCTGCTGAATACCGAACCAGAGCAGAATATCTCTGACGAAGCGGTGATTGTGGATAAGAAATCAGCCAATACGGCCCTGGTGGGCGTGTACGACGCACTGCAGGGCTACGCCACTTCGAACATTATCGGCCTGGACCTGGCTTCGGACAACGTCGTGAATTACAACAACCAGAACAACCTGGTACCCGACCTGACGCCCAATAACGCCGGCGGCGGCTTTTCGGCGATTTACAAGATGATTAACCAGGCGAATTTCGTGATCGCCCTTGTGCCGGGCGCACAGGATGGCTTTTTTACGCAGGAAGAGCGGAACCAGGTGCTGGGAGAGGCCTATTTTTTGCGTGCGTTGGGTTACCTGGATTTGGTAAAGACCTATGGCGGCGTGCAACTGGTGCTCACTCCCGCAACCGGCCCGGACACGCACAAGGGAACGAAGCGGAGCACGGCCGCCGAAACCTACGCGCAAATCGGCGCGGACCTTGACCAAGCCGAGCAGCTTTTGAAAGAAACCGTAAACCGCACCCGCGCAACCCGTCTTTCCGCGTATGCATTGAAAGCCAGGTATTATACCTATTTGCAAAACTGGGAGCAGGCCGAAAATTATGCTTCGAAAGTAATTGCCAATGCCGGATTCAAACTGGTCAAACCGTACTCGGCATTCTTCACCGGTAAAACGACCGAAGAATCGATTTTGGAGCTCGTTTACAGTACTTCTGACCGAAATTCATTTTATACCAACTGGCTTTCACCGGCCGATGGCGGCCGCCACGACTATATTCCGGCACGCGAGTTCGTCAGCCTGTTACTCGACCCGGCCAAGGGCGGCGCGCGCAAAAGTTTGCTCAAACAAACCGCCGAAGGCTCCTGGGACCTCATTCAATATGGCAAGCCTGACGGTTCGAGTTCGGTGTTCGTTCTGCGCATTGCCGAGCAATATCTCATCCGCGCCGAAGCCCGGGCTAACAAAGCCACACCCGATTTCACCGGCGCGCTCACTGACCTGAACGCCATACGCACACGTTCGGATCTGCCCGCATCTACACTCACGCCTACGTCGGGCAAGGAGGCATTCAACCTGGGGATCCTTGAAGAGCGCCGCCTCGAACTGCCCTTCGAAGGCCACCGGTTCGTGGATGTGGTGCGTACCGGCCGTTCGGCTAGCATTTTCGGGGCCATTAATGCCAACCGGAAGAACCAGCAATTCAATATCCTGCCCATTCCGCTCACAGCCATTCAGACCGACGCGGACCTTGTTCAGAACCCCGGCTATTAA
- a CDS encoding SusC/RagA family TonB-linked outer membrane protein: protein MHFINKALVVSRARYFLGVLLGLVLGATAFAGPGELTGKVTDTDGAALPGVNIQIKGTTQGTVTDAEGNFHIDVAEGQELVVSFIGYVSQQIRPGRQSSLTVKLETDQRQLNEVVVVGYGTQERRNVIGSIAKVDPADVKSIPAGSFDAQLQGKVPGVQITSNTGVPGEAVTVRVRGATSINADNDPLYVIDGVFMNSNSMQTTNTGGKATSPIADINPNDIESLEVLKDAEATALYGSRGANGVIIITTKRGKYNQKAKVSLNASYGWAKAAKLWDLTTGPEHAQLVNEWWINTGKDTPSLNRTEANRPFRPVSEGGRGLPEEQKTYDRLGEIFQTAPLQNYDLSVSGGTASTKYYIGAGYTSQESILKPITFNRASFKVNLDQKISDKIQVGVSNSFARTFRNQARAGDGPAGGLLQAALHTPTYLSPTNENGELVGRAGFDNVTLLLQNYDVKAVSLRYIGNLYAEADILPNLKFRTSWGLDFNNYDENEYWNTFLITGSPNGFASANNGQATTWLNEQTLSYRQKIGTRHTFGILLGNTIQSDLNTGTTATGRGFANNSFKLISSAATTTGSSNWSKKNLASFFSRVDYNYGGQIPDRFQHPG from the coding sequence ATGCATTTTATAAATAAGGCCCTTGTGGTGAGTCGGGCGCGGTATTTTCTGGGAGTGTTGCTTGGGCTGGTGCTGGGCGCGACAGCCTTTGCCGGGCCTGGGGAACTGACGGGCAAAGTGACGGATACGGATGGAGCTGCTTTGCCCGGGGTTAATATCCAGATCAAAGGTACCACGCAGGGTACTGTAACCGACGCCGAGGGCAACTTTCATATCGATGTAGCGGAAGGGCAGGAACTGGTGGTGTCGTTTATCGGTTACGTCAGCCAGCAAATCCGGCCCGGCAGGCAGAGCAGCCTTACTGTGAAGCTGGAAACAGATCAGCGGCAGTTGAATGAGGTGGTTGTGGTAGGCTACGGCACGCAGGAGCGCAGAAATGTGATCGGTTCCATTGCCAAGGTGGATCCCGCCGACGTGAAAAGTATCCCGGCCGGCAGTTTCGATGCCCAGTTACAAGGAAAAGTCCCCGGCGTGCAGATTACCTCCAATACCGGCGTGCCCGGCGAGGCGGTGACCGTGCGCGTGCGGGGCGCCACTTCTATCAATGCCGATAACGACCCGCTCTACGTGATCGACGGCGTGTTTATGAACAGCAACAGCATGCAAACCACCAACACCGGTGGCAAGGCGACATCGCCTATTGCAGACATTAACCCCAACGACATCGAGAGCCTGGAAGTGCTCAAAGACGCCGAAGCTACGGCCTTGTACGGCTCCCGCGGCGCGAACGGGGTCATTATCATTACCACCAAAAGAGGGAAGTATAACCAAAAAGCCAAAGTAAGCCTGAATGCTTCCTACGGCTGGGCAAAAGCGGCGAAGCTTTGGGATCTGACGACCGGTCCTGAGCATGCCCAATTGGTAAACGAATGGTGGATCAACACCGGTAAGGACACACCTTCGCTGAATAGAACGGAGGCCAATCGCCCGTTCCGACCGGTTTCGGAAGGCGGCCGCGGCTTGCCGGAGGAGCAGAAGACGTACGACCGCCTCGGCGAGATTTTCCAGACCGCCCCCTTGCAGAATTACGATCTGTCGGTTTCCGGCGGAACGGCTTCTACCAAGTATTACATCGGCGCCGGTTATACCAGCCAGGAATCGATTTTGAAGCCGATTACATTCAACCGGGCGAGCTTCAAAGTAAATCTCGACCAGAAGATTTCGGACAAAATCCAGGTGGGCGTAAGCAACAGCTTCGCGCGCACGTTCCGTAACCAGGCGCGTGCGGGCGATGGGCCGGCAGGTGGTCTGTTGCAGGCGGCATTGCATACGCCTACCTACCTTTCGCCTACCAACGAGAATGGCGAGCTGGTAGGCCGCGCGGGTTTCGACAATGTGACTTTACTGTTGCAAAACTATGATGTAAAGGCTGTGAGCCTGCGCTATATCGGTAACCTGTATGCCGAAGCCGACATTTTACCTAACCTCAAATTCCGCACAAGCTGGGGTTTGGATTTCAATAATTACGATGAAAACGAATACTGGAACACCTTTCTGATTACCGGCAGCCCGAACGGTTTTGCATCCGCAAATAATGGTCAGGCTACGACATGGCTCAATGAGCAGACACTTTCCTACCGCCAGAAAATCGGCACCAGGCATACCTTCGGCATTTTGCTCGGCAACACCATTCAGAGCGACCTGAACACCGGTACCACGGCCACGGGGCGCGGCTTTGCCAATAATTCATTTAAACTGATATCTTCTGCTGCTACCACGACGGGTTCCAGCAACTGGTCGAAGAAAAACCTCGCTTCGTTTTTCTCCCGCGTCGATTACAACTATGGGGGGCAAATACCTGATCGATTTCAGCATCCGGGCTGA
- a CDS encoding cyanophycinase — MKTELILTALFTAATLTASLAQTPVTVKKNTTTRHGPEKGALIIIGGGGATPEIWKRFVQLAGGKEKAKIVVITAAGGDSAAYDTKSVDLVKRETGIADVTLLHTNDLKEANSEKFVAPIRAATGVYIVGGRQWRIADSYLNTLTHQAFQELLDRGGVISGTSAGASIQGSFLWRGDTKGAHILVGDHTQGLGFLKNSVIDQHLFRRNRQFDLVEFVKNAPELIGIGLDEATSVVVQRDTLEVVGRSYASIYDYNTIIGAGAKHVQGNREVSTASNGPFFFLYEGQKYDLKERKVIEAPRERETVLGSKGR; from the coding sequence ATGAAAACCGAATTGATTCTCACGGCATTATTCACAGCGGCGACACTGACAGCTTCCCTTGCGCAGACGCCCGTGACCGTTAAAAAGAATACTACCACCCGTCATGGCCCTGAAAAAGGTGCGCTGATCATCATCGGCGGGGGTGGGGCGACACCCGAAATCTGGAAGCGTTTCGTGCAGCTGGCTGGTGGAAAAGAAAAAGCCAAAATCGTGGTGATTACCGCGGCAGGCGGCGATTCGGCGGCTTATGATACCAAATCCGTCGATCTGGTGAAACGCGAAACCGGCATTGCCGACGTGACATTGCTGCATACCAACGACCTCAAAGAAGCCAACAGCGAAAAGTTTGTCGCGCCCATCCGCGCAGCTACGGGTGTGTATATCGTGGGAGGCCGTCAGTGGCGCATTGCCGATTCTTACCTGAACACATTAACCCACCAGGCATTCCAGGAACTGCTTGATCGTGGCGGGGTGATTTCCGGTACATCTGCCGGGGCCAGTATTCAGGGCTCGTTCCTCTGGCGGGGCGATACCAAAGGGGCGCATATCCTGGTAGGCGACCATACACAGGGCTTGGGTTTCCTGAAAAACTCGGTGATCGACCAGCATTTGTTTCGCCGCAACCGGCAGTTTGATCTGGTGGAATTTGTCAAAAACGCGCCGGAACTGATCGGTATCGGGCTCGACGAAGCTACGTCGGTAGTAGTGCAGCGCGATACGCTCGAAGTGGTTGGGCGATCCTATGCTTCCATATACGACTATAACACCATCATCGGTGCGGGGGCAAAGCACGTACAGGGCAACCGCGAGGTGTCGACGGCGAGCAATGGACCATTCTTCTTTTTGTATGAAGGGCAGAAGTATGATTTGAAGGAGCGGAAGGTGATCGAAGCGCCAAGAGAACGGGAGACTGTTTTGGGTAGCAAAGGGAGGTAG